A genomic stretch from Microplitis mediator isolate UGA2020A chromosome 10, iyMicMedi2.1, whole genome shotgun sequence includes:
- the LOC130675606 gene encoding CCA tRNA nucleotidyltransferase 1, mitochondrial translates to MTIFSLHLKRFKIIQSYVQYSSIAKNLSDPAKWRRMKDYTDSAMPRTRADPVITKLDTPEFRSIFTPELDTLVSLFKKHNYEIRIAGGAVRDILMGITPKDLDFASTATPDQMKQLFTDEGIRMLNTKGEKHGTITARINDAENFEITTLRIDVVTDGRHADIEFTTDWKLDASRRDLTINSMYLDLDGRVFDFFFGYEDLKNRRIAFVGDPATRIQEDFLRILRYFRFYGRIAEHPDSHDEATIKAITDNVEGLSRISGERIWSEWSKILEGNFGVELTTKMMECNMAKYIGLPENPDMENFKHISERARSNGHKLQPITMVSAMLKDTDQALKLHERLKLSAYNRDMAAFITTHRDKELTPYPLYPFQCLLLSSPKGIVTREYINEVMKYRGAFELLKSFEEWNPPKFPVNGNDLKPHVPHPKLMAHTINALRESWLLDGCKTSKDELIKRVPDIVVSLEEKYKALLEKVPVKQNKTNVKKRNK, encoded by the exons atgacaatattttcactgcatttaaaacgatttaaaataattcaaagttatGTTCAATATTCA agtatagcaaaaaatttatcagaccCGGCAAAGTGGAGACGAATGAAAGATTACACAGACTCAGCCATGCCACGAACTCGAGCAGATCCTGTCATAACCAAACTAGACACTCCAGAATTCCGTTCAATATTCACACCAGAGCTGGACACCCTGGTGTCGCTGTTCAAAAAACACAATTATGAAATAAGAATCGCTGGAGGTGCTGTTAGAGACATACTGATGGGAATAACTCCCAAGGACTTGGACTTTGCCAGCACCGCGACTCCAGATCAGATGAAGCAGCTCTTCACCGACGAGGGGATCAGAATGCTGAACACCAAAGGCGAGAAGCATGGCACCATAACAGCCAGAATAAACGACGcggaaaatttcgaaataacAACTCTAAGAATTGACGTGGTGACCGACGGTCGTCATGCGGACATCGAGTTCACGACGGACTGGAAGCTGGACGCCAGTCGAAGAGATCTCACCATAAATTCCATGTACCTCGACTTGGACGGCCGCGTGTTTGACTTTTTCTTCGGCTACGAGGATCTGAAGAACAGGAGGATCGCTTTCGTCGGCGACCCCGCCACCAGGATCCAAGAAGACTTCCTGAGGATTCTCCGGTACTTCAGGTTCTACGGCAGGATAGCAGAGCATCCGGACAGCCACGACGAGGCGACCATCAAAGCCATCACGGACAATGTCGAAGGTCTCTCAAGGATTTCCGGCGAGCGGATCTGGAGCGAGTGGAGCAAAATTCTCGAGGGTAATTTCGGGGTAGAGCTCACTACCAAGATGATGGAGTGTAATATGGCCAAATACATCGGCCTGCCGGAAAATCCTGACATGGAAAACTTCAAACATATCAGCGAGCGTGCTCGATCTAATGGGCATAAGCTCCAGCCCATCACTATGGTATCCGCGATGCTGAAAGACACCGATCAGGCTCTGAAACTCCACGAGAGATTGAAGCTCTCTGCCTACAACCGAGACATGGCTGCTTTCATAACGACACACCGGGATAAAGAACTCACTCCCTATCCATTGTATCCATTCCAGTGTCTACTGCTGAGCTCGCCAAAGGGCATTGTCACGCGGGAATATATTAACGAAGTTATGAAGTATAGAGGCGCGTTCGAGCTGCTGAAATCCTTCGAAGAATGGAACCCACCAAAGTTTCCAGTCAACGGGAATGATTTAAAGCCACATGTGCCCCATCCCAAGCTGATGGCGCACACGATAAACGCTCTCCGAGAATCCTGGCTATTGGACGGCTGCAAGACTTCGAAGGACGAGCTGATAAAACGGGTGCCGGACATCGTCGTCAGCCTGGAAGAGAAGTACAAGGCATTGCTAGAAAAAGTTCcagttaaacaaaataaaacaaatgtaaaaaaacgtaataaataa